The following are encoded together in the Chloroflexota bacterium genome:
- a CDS encoding FAD-binding oxidoreductase, whose translation MNLITPQIIDNVQRTLARASADGLRLSPRGGNTSQDRFLPPADVDIALDLTQLNRVVEYEPANLTITVEAGMTLAALQSHLRAQRQFLPLDPPLAERATIGGVLAANAHGPLRFRYGTARDWLLGTRVVLADGTIIKGGGRVVKNVAGYDMPKLFIGSLGTLGVIAEATFKLSPLPPASRTLIATCETPAAATAALTVLMRGTPPPSAVEIVDAASARAVLLEAGSAPWAVVVQFASLPATLERQAKDFAALCVEKELTIAATFEGADEEPLWTRIRNLPATLANPDAAIIEMRVLPTQAAEAAGRLQTLASQSGVDCAVFVRAGQAVWAALRGDPAAVVQTIATARDWRTARQGYLVVQRLPDALRGTLDVWGPTRADFAVMQHLKAQFDPLNLLNPGIFAGGL comes from the coding sequence ATGAACCTCATTACGCCGCAGATCATCGACAACGTCCAGCGCACGCTGGCGCGCGCCAGCGCGGACGGCCTGCGCCTGTCGCCGCGCGGCGGCAACACGTCGCAGGACCGCTTTCTGCCGCCCGCCGATGTGGACATCGCGCTCGACCTGACGCAGTTGAACCGCGTCGTCGAGTACGAGCCGGCCAACCTCACGATCACCGTCGAGGCCGGCATGACGCTGGCCGCCCTGCAGTCCCACCTGCGCGCGCAGCGCCAGTTCCTGCCGCTCGACCCGCCGCTGGCGGAGCGCGCGACGATCGGCGGCGTGCTGGCCGCCAACGCGCACGGGCCGCTGCGCTTCCGCTACGGCACCGCCCGCGACTGGCTGCTCGGCACGCGCGTGGTGCTGGCCGACGGCACCATCATCAAGGGCGGCGGGCGGGTGGTGAAGAACGTCGCCGGCTACGATATGCCGAAGCTGTTCATCGGCTCGCTCGGCACGCTGGGCGTCATCGCCGAGGCGACGTTCAAGCTCTCGCCGCTGCCGCCGGCCAGCCGCACGCTGATCGCGACATGCGAAACGCCGGCCGCTGCGACGGCGGCCCTGACCGTGCTCATGCGCGGCACGCCGCCGCCCAGCGCCGTCGAGATCGTCGATGCGGCGTCGGCGCGGGCCGTGCTGCTTGAGGCCGGCAGCGCGCCGTGGGCCGTCGTCGTGCAGTTTGCGAGCCTGCCCGCCACACTTGAACGACAAGCGAAAGATTTCGCGGCGCTCTGCGTAGAAAAAGAGCTGACCATCGCGGCCACATTCGAAGGCGCAGACGAAGAGCCGCTCTGGACGCGCATCCGCAACCTGCCCGCCACGCTGGCGAACCCGGATGCGGCCATCATCGAAATGCGCGTGCTGCCGACACAAGCCGCCGAGGCGGCAGGCAGACTGCAGACGCTGGCGAGCCAGTCGGGCGTGGACTGCGCGGTCTTCGTGCGCGCCGGGCAAGCGGTCTGGGCCGCGCTGCGCGGCGACCCGGCGGCAGTCGTGCAGACGATCGCCACCGCGCGCGACTGGCGCACCGCGCGGCAAGGCTACCTGGTCGTGCAGCGCCTGCCCGATGCCCTGCGCGGAACGCTCGACGTTTGGGGCCCGACGCGCGCCGACTTCGCGGTCATGCAGCATCTCAAGGCGCAGTTCGACCCATTGAACTTGTTAAATCCGGGCATCTTTGCCGGCGGACTGTAA
- a CDS encoding 4Fe-4S dicluster domain-containing protein, protein MLRCTHCGMCLNACPTYRVLGWEMDSPRGRVYLMRGVAEGRYEVDAHFAQHMDACLACLACQTACPATVQFGQLVESARWQVTQHMPQSRLERFVRWLVFKQLFASNFKLRFAASLIRLYQQSGIQSLAHRLKLVPAKLRDSERLLPRLPSRFTPLGRIYPASGRQRGRVAMLSGCVMGTVYAPVNTATIRVLNRNGFEVVVPREQICCGALAAHAGERSTAKAMARRNIAAFAANPPFDAIIVNAAGCGVSMKEYGELLKDDPAWREPAAQFARQVQDVSEFLAARGIEPPTRAIRKRITYQDPCHLAHGQNVRSQPRQLLGAIPGLQIIEMRDSDRCCGSAGIYNITHPDIAMQVLDAKMANAGATQPEIIVTANAGCMLQLQLGVQRAGIKAEVMHVIELLDRAYETTEARHA, encoded by the coding sequence ATGCTGCGCTGCACGCACTGCGGCATGTGCCTGAACGCGTGCCCGACGTACCGCGTGCTCGGCTGGGAGATGGATTCGCCGCGTGGGCGCGTGTACCTGATGCGCGGCGTGGCCGAGGGGCGTTACGAGGTGGACGCGCACTTCGCGCAGCACATGGATGCCTGCCTCGCCTGCCTTGCCTGCCAGACCGCCTGCCCGGCCACGGTCCAGTTCGGCCAGTTGGTCGAGTCCGCGCGTTGGCAGGTCACCCAGCATATGCCGCAGTCGCGCCTTGAGCGTTTCGTGCGCTGGCTTGTCTTCAAGCAGTTGTTCGCTAGCAATTTCAAGCTGCGGTTCGCCGCGTCGCTGATCCGGCTTTACCAGCAGAGCGGCATTCAATCCCTGGCTCACCGGCTGAAGCTGGTGCCGGCCAAACTGCGCGATTCGGAGCGGCTGCTGCCGCGCCTGCCGAGCCGCTTCACGCCGCTCGGTCGTATCTACCCGGCGTCCGGCCGGCAGCGCGGGCGCGTCGCCATGTTGTCGGGCTGCGTAATGGGCACCGTCTATGCGCCGGTCAATACGGCGACCATCCGCGTGCTGAACCGCAACGGCTTTGAAGTCGTGGTGCCGCGCGAGCAGATCTGCTGCGGCGCGCTGGCGGCGCACGCCGGCGAGCGGTCGACCGCCAAGGCGATGGCGCGGCGCAACATCGCGGCGTTCGCAGCCAACCCGCCATTCGACGCCATCATCGTCAACGCGGCCGGGTGCGGCGTATCCATGAAAGAGTACGGCGAACTGCTGAAAGACGACCCGGCGTGGCGCGAGCCGGCCGCGCAGTTCGCCCGCCAGGTGCAGGACGTCAGCGAGTTCCTGGCCGCGCGAGGCATCGAGCCGCCCACGCGCGCCATCCGCAAACGCATCACCTACCAGGACCCGTGCCACCTCGCGCACGGTCAGAACGTGCGCAGCCAGCCGCGCCAGTTGCTCGGCGCGATCCCGGGGCTGCAGATCATCGAGATGCGCGACTCCGACCGTTGCTGCGGCAGCGCCGGCATCTACAACATCACGCATCCCGACATCGCCATGCAGGTACTCGACGCGAAGATGGCCAACGCCGGCGCCACCCAGCCTGAGATCATCGTGACGGCCAATGCCGGTTGCATGCTACAATTACAGTTGGGCGTGCAGCGCGCGGGCATCAAAGCCGAGGTGATGCACGTCATCGAACTGCTGGACCGCGCATACGAAACCACGGAGGCACGTCACGCATGA
- a CDS encoding acyl-CoA dehydrogenase family protein, which produces MVDFRLSDEQKALQKLAHEFAEQEIRPVAAEYDRNAEFPWPVLRKAFALGLMNMNIPPTYGGPGLGVLDQVIAQEELSWGCSGIAGSIFITSLAAGVLLAGGSDEQKSHWLPPLARELTLASYAVTEPAAGSDVAGIQTTATAHGGDYVLKGNKRFITAGGVCDWTIVFAYTDKAKGHDGMSAFIVPRASAGLSVPRKEDMMGQRASNTAEVVLDNVVVPAANRVGREGDAFRIAMAAFDKSRPGVAASAIGVARAAMEHAVGYAKQRRAFGVPIAQHQAIQFMLAEMRMNVDAARHLAWHAAWKVDQGERNSLEAAAAKAFAADACMKVTTDAVQVFGGYGFSREYPVEKLMRDAKVMQIYEGTSQIQRMIIARQMLR; this is translated from the coding sequence ATGGTTGACTTCCGGCTGAGCGACGAGCAGAAGGCGCTGCAGAAGCTGGCGCATGAATTTGCCGAGCAGGAGATCCGCCCGGTAGCCGCGGAGTACGACCGCAACGCGGAGTTTCCGTGGCCGGTGCTGCGCAAGGCGTTCGCGCTCGGCCTGATGAACATGAACATACCGCCCACGTACGGCGGTCCCGGCCTGGGCGTGCTGGATCAGGTCATCGCGCAGGAGGAGCTATCCTGGGGCTGCTCCGGCATCGCGGGGTCGATCTTCATCACAAGCCTCGCCGCGGGCGTCCTGCTGGCAGGCGGCAGCGACGAGCAGAAGTCCCACTGGCTGCCGCCGCTGGCGCGCGAGCTCACGCTGGCATCGTACGCCGTGACCGAGCCGGCCGCCGGCTCCGACGTGGCGGGCATTCAGACGACGGCGACGGCGCATGGCGGCGATTATGTGCTGAAAGGCAACAAGCGATTCATCACCGCGGGGGGCGTCTGCGACTGGACCATTGTCTTCGCGTACACTGACAAGGCGAAGGGGCACGACGGTATGAGCGCCTTTATCGTACCGCGCGCCAGCGCCGGGCTGTCCGTGCCGCGCAAGGAAGACATGATGGGCCAGCGCGCGTCCAACACGGCGGAAGTGGTGCTGGACAATGTCGTGGTGCCGGCCGCCAACCGGGTCGGGCGCGAGGGCGACGCCTTCCGCATCGCGATGGCCGCGTTCGACAAATCGCGGCCCGGCGTGGCCGCCTCGGCGATCGGCGTGGCGCGCGCGGCGATGGAGCACGCCGTCGGTTACGCCAAGCAGCGGCGCGCGTTCGGCGTACCGATCGCCCAGCACCAGGCGATCCAGTTCATGCTGGCGGAGATGCGCATGAATGTCGATGCCGCGCGGCATCTGGCGTGGCACGCGGCGTGGAAGGTCGACCAGGGCGAGCGCAACTCGCTCGAAGCGGCGGCCGCCAAGGCGTTCGCCGCCGACGCCTGCATGAAGGTGACGACCGACGCGGTGCAGGTTTTCGGGGGCTACGGCTTCTCGCGCGAGTACCCGGTCGAGAAACTGATGCGCGACGCGAAGGTGATGCAGATCTACGAGGGCACCTCGCAGATCCAGCGCATGATCATCGCGCGACAGATGCTACGGTAG